One stretch of Carcharodon carcharias isolate sCarCar2 chromosome 20, sCarCar2.pri, whole genome shotgun sequence DNA includes these proteins:
- the LOC121292492 gene encoding NACHT, LRR and PYD domains-containing protein 3-like isoform X3, translated as MAERSNRGEDPTSSRRMRMNPAPNSTVTELLTKYDDYQLFQLTKFYRHRLQQAIEEAVDGVSSLLTNKWIFSGQEHRKVTELMEKGNRVDTSKLLLSLVMEKGSQARRVMWESLEKMRHELPKLDKILKEIQERGADPCVYINVNREASELPSHLEDVQQKHKETLWVQAETLRVNTILIKEKVKIFQLIDRYAELTIISNVRDRILVEHELLARGRDHEKWREKHLQRELEKIRIDQLFQSSFSLRKSKSGSSAAVSGVPGIGKTTMVQKIVYDWATGKIYPDFQFVFSFKFRDLNTINCRINLRNLILFFYPYFGNTLGELWKNPEGLLFIFDGLDEFKDRIDFADNWRNTEPQSMCTDPECWCEVSDIVYSLIQHKLLPGCSVLVTSRPTALHLLEKAEISVWAEILGIVGDERKEYFNKFFEDQAVAAAVFKHVEENEILYTMCYNPSYCWILGLSLGPFFTQRNRKQQQVPKTITQLYSYYIYNILKNHGREIESPRDVFLKLGEMAFTGVSEKKIVFRNGDLIKYNLQPSQFLSGFLMELLERDDSIQSVVYTFPHLTIQEFLAALAQFLTPRPNDIQKLLSEADSEEDGRYEIFLRFVVGLSSPQSARPLEEFLSPFLHQTTCQVIDWVKEKVKGQIGNTATETGKRNLLNTFHCLYESQNKALAQATVGSLETLAFSGLRLTPIDCAVLSLVLGRCDTIKHLDLNQCYIQCEGLQRLENVLYKCQRLSLSFNELGDSGVKLLSAALRNPGCKIQELNLTNNNLTDSCAKDLSSVISTNQSLTDLDLGGNRLGDAGVKLLSVALRNLGCKIQRLSLTNNNLTDSCAKDLSSVISTNQSLTDLDLGGNRLGDAGVKLLSVALRNLGCKIQRLSLTNNNLTDSCAKDLSSVISTNQSLTDLDLGENQLGDAGVKLLSVALRNLGCTIQRLSLGYNTLTDSCAEDLASVFNHSLTDLNLDGNKLGDSGVKRLSVALRKPDCKIQ; from the exons AAAGTCACTGAACTCATGGAGAAGGGAAACCGGGTGGACACTTCCAAACTTCTTCTCAGCCTGGTGATGGAGAAGGGGTCTCAGGCACGAAGAGTGATGTGGGAATCCTTGGAGAAAATGCGCCATGAGTTACCAAAGTTGGATAAAATACTGAAAGAAATACAGGAACGTG GGGCTGATCCATGTGTTTATATAAATGTGAACCGAGAGGCATCCGAACTACCGAGTCACCTGGAAG ATGTTCAACAGAAACACAAGGAAACACTCTGGGTACAAGCTGAAACACTGAGAGTGAACACTATCCTAATAAAGGAGAAGGTTAAGATTTTCCAGCTGATTGATCGATACGCTGAGCTAACGATCATTTCTAACGTTCGAGATCGGATACTTGTAGAACATGAACTGCTGGCAAGAGGCCGGGACCATGaaaagtggagagagaaacatctcCAGAGAGAACTGGAAAAAATCCGAATTGATCAATTGTTCCAGAGCAGTTTTTCCCTGAGAAAATCCAAATCTGGGAGTTCCGCAGCAGTGAGTGGAGTCCCAGGGATCGGAaaaacaacaatggtacaaaagattGTTTATGATTGGGCCACTGGGAAAATATATCCAGACTTTCAATTTGTTTTCAGTTTTAAATTCCGGGATTTGAACACCATTAACTGCAGAATAAACCTGAGGAATCTGATACTGTTTTTCTATCCTTACTTTGGGAATACCCTGGGAGAGCTCTGGAAGAACCCAGAGGGATTGCTGTTTATATTCGATGGTTTGGATGAATTCAAGGACAGGATCGATTTTGCTGACAATTGGAGAAATACAGAACCTCAGTCCATGTGCACTGATCCTGAATGCTGGTGTGAAGTGTCtgacattgtgtacagtttaatACAGCACAAGCTGCTCCCAGGATGTTCAGTGCTAGTGACCAGCCGGCCCACTGCATTACATCTATTGGAAAAGGCTGAGATCAGTGTCTGGGCTGAAATCCTGGGAATTGTTGGTGATGAACGGAAGGAATATTTCAACAAGTTTTTTGAAGATCAGGCAGTGGCAGCAGCTGTTTTCAAACACGTGGAGGAGAACGAGatcctgtacaccatgtgctaCAACCCTTCCTACTGCTGGATCCTCGGTCTGTCACTGGGTCCCTTCTTTACACAaagaaacaggaaacagcagcaaGTTCCCAAGACCATCACCCAACTATATTCCTACTATATTTACAACATTCTGAAAAACCATGGCCGAGAGATTGAAAGCCCCCGTGATGTGTTCCTGAAGCTTGGTGAGATGGCCTTCACAGGAGTCTCTGAGAAGAAGATTGTGTTTAGAAATGGAGATTTGATCAAGTACAATCTGCAACCTTCCCAGTTCCTGTCTGGGTTCCTGATGGAACTTTTGGAGAGAGATGATTCTATCCAGAGCGTGGTTTACACGTTCCCACACCTCACCATCCAAGAGTTTCTTGCTGCACTCGCACAATTCCTGACTCCACGTCCCAATGACATCCAGAAACTCCTCAGTGAAGCGGACAGTGAAGAAGATGGGAGATATGAGATATTTCTCCGTTTTGTTGTTGGTCTCTCCTCCCCACAGTCAGCTCGGCCCCTAGAGGAGTTTCTGAGTCCATTTCTTCATCAAACAACCTGTCAAGTGATTGACTGGGTGAAGGAGAAGGTTAAAGGACAGATTGGAAACACAGCGACTGAAACTGGTAAAAGGAACCTCCTGAACACATTCCACTGCCTGTATGAGTCTCAGAATAAAGCACTGGCTCAGGCCACAGTGGGATCTTTGGAAACACTTGCATTTAGTGGATTGCGACTGACCCCGATTGACTGTGCCGTCCTGTCTCTTGTCCTTGGACGCTGTGATACAATAAAACACCTCGATCTAAACCAATGTTACATTCAGTGTGAAGGACTCCAGCGGCTGGAAAACGTTCTGTACAAATGTCAGAGGTTGAG CTTGAGTTTTAATGAACTGGGAGATTCAGGAGTGAAACTACTGTCTGCAGCCCTGAGGAATCCAGGCTGTAAAATACAGGAACTGAA TCTGACGAATAACAATCTCACAGATTCTTGTGCCAAGGATCTTTCCTCTGTGATCAGTACAAACCAGTCACTGACAGATCTGGACCTGGGTGGTAATCGACTAGGAGACGCAGGAGTGAAACTACTGTCCGTGGCTCTGAGAAACTTGGGCTGTAAAATACAGAGACTGAG TCTGACGAATAACAATCTCACAGATTCTTGTGCCAAGGATCTTTCCTCTGTGATCAGTACAAACCAGTCACTGACAGATCTGGACCTGGGTGGTAATCGACTAGGAGACGCAGGAGTGAAACTACTGTCCGTGGCTCTGAGAAACTTGGGCTGTAAAATACAGAGACTGAG TCTGACGAATAACAATCTCACAGATTCTTGTGCCAAGGATCTTTCCTCTGTGATCAGTACAAACCAGTCACTGACAGATCTGGACCTGGGTGAAAATCAACTGGGAGACGCAGGCGTGAAACTACTGTCCGTGGCTCTGAGGAACTTGGGCTGTacaatacagagactgag tcTAGGGTATAACACTCTGACAGATTCTTGTGCTGAAGATCTTGCCTCTGTGTTTAATCACTCACTGACAGATCTGAACCTGGATGGTAACAAACTGGGAGATTCAGGAGTGAAACGACTGTCTGTAGCTCTGAGGAAACCGGACTGTAAAATACAGTAG
- the LOC121292492 gene encoding NACHT, LRR and PYD domains-containing protein 3-like isoform X4: protein MAERSNRGEDPTSSRRMRMNPAPNSTVTELLTKYDDYQLFQLTKFYRHRLQQAIEEAVDGVSSLLTNKWIFSGQEHRKVTELMEKGNRVDTSKLLLSLVMEKGSQARRVMWESLEKMRHELPKLDKILKEIQERGADPCVYINVNREASELPSHLEDVQQKHKETLWVQAETLRVNTILIKEKVKIFQLIDRYAELTIISNVRDRILVEHELLARGRDHEKWREKHLQRELEKIRIDQLFQSSFSLRKSKSGSSAAVSGVPGIGKTTMVQKIVYDWATGKIYPDFQFVFSFKFRDLNTINCRINLRNLILFFYPYFGNTLGELWKNPEGLLFIFDGLDEFKDRIDFADNWRNTEPQSMCTDPECWCEVSDIVYSLIQHKLLPGCSVLVTSRPTALHLLEKAEISVWAEILGIVGDERKEYFNKFFEDQAVAAAVFKHVEENEILYTMCYNPSYCWILGLSLGPFFTQRNRKQQQVPKTITQLYSYYIYNILKNHGREIESPRDVFLKLGEMAFTGVSEKKIVFRNGDLIKYNLQPSQFLSGFLMELLERDDSIQSVVYTFPHLTIQEFLAALAQFLTPRPNDIQKLLSEADSEEDGRYEIFLRFVVGLSSPQSARPLEEFLSPFLHQTTCQVIDWVKEKVKGQIGNTATETGKRNLLNTFHCLYESQNKALAQATVGSLETLAFSGLRLTPIDCAVLSLVLGRCDTIKHLDLNQCYIQCEGLQRLENVLYKCQRLSLSFNELGDSGVKLLSAALRNPGCKIQELNLTNNNLTDSCAKDLSSVISTNQSLTDLDLGGNRLGDAGVKLLSVALRNLGCKIQRLSLTNNNLTDSCAKDLSSVISTNQSLTDLDLGGNRLGDAGVKLLSVALRNLGCKIQRLSLGYNTLTDSCAEDLASVFNRSLTDLNLSGNELGDSGVKRLSVALRRPHCKL from the exons AAAGTCACTGAACTCATGGAGAAGGGAAACCGGGTGGACACTTCCAAACTTCTTCTCAGCCTGGTGATGGAGAAGGGGTCTCAGGCACGAAGAGTGATGTGGGAATCCTTGGAGAAAATGCGCCATGAGTTACCAAAGTTGGATAAAATACTGAAAGAAATACAGGAACGTG GGGCTGATCCATGTGTTTATATAAATGTGAACCGAGAGGCATCCGAACTACCGAGTCACCTGGAAG ATGTTCAACAGAAACACAAGGAAACACTCTGGGTACAAGCTGAAACACTGAGAGTGAACACTATCCTAATAAAGGAGAAGGTTAAGATTTTCCAGCTGATTGATCGATACGCTGAGCTAACGATCATTTCTAACGTTCGAGATCGGATACTTGTAGAACATGAACTGCTGGCAAGAGGCCGGGACCATGaaaagtggagagagaaacatctcCAGAGAGAACTGGAAAAAATCCGAATTGATCAATTGTTCCAGAGCAGTTTTTCCCTGAGAAAATCCAAATCTGGGAGTTCCGCAGCAGTGAGTGGAGTCCCAGGGATCGGAaaaacaacaatggtacaaaagattGTTTATGATTGGGCCACTGGGAAAATATATCCAGACTTTCAATTTGTTTTCAGTTTTAAATTCCGGGATTTGAACACCATTAACTGCAGAATAAACCTGAGGAATCTGATACTGTTTTTCTATCCTTACTTTGGGAATACCCTGGGAGAGCTCTGGAAGAACCCAGAGGGATTGCTGTTTATATTCGATGGTTTGGATGAATTCAAGGACAGGATCGATTTTGCTGACAATTGGAGAAATACAGAACCTCAGTCCATGTGCACTGATCCTGAATGCTGGTGTGAAGTGTCtgacattgtgtacagtttaatACAGCACAAGCTGCTCCCAGGATGTTCAGTGCTAGTGACCAGCCGGCCCACTGCATTACATCTATTGGAAAAGGCTGAGATCAGTGTCTGGGCTGAAATCCTGGGAATTGTTGGTGATGAACGGAAGGAATATTTCAACAAGTTTTTTGAAGATCAGGCAGTGGCAGCAGCTGTTTTCAAACACGTGGAGGAGAACGAGatcctgtacaccatgtgctaCAACCCTTCCTACTGCTGGATCCTCGGTCTGTCACTGGGTCCCTTCTTTACACAaagaaacaggaaacagcagcaaGTTCCCAAGACCATCACCCAACTATATTCCTACTATATTTACAACATTCTGAAAAACCATGGCCGAGAGATTGAAAGCCCCCGTGATGTGTTCCTGAAGCTTGGTGAGATGGCCTTCACAGGAGTCTCTGAGAAGAAGATTGTGTTTAGAAATGGAGATTTGATCAAGTACAATCTGCAACCTTCCCAGTTCCTGTCTGGGTTCCTGATGGAACTTTTGGAGAGAGATGATTCTATCCAGAGCGTGGTTTACACGTTCCCACACCTCACCATCCAAGAGTTTCTTGCTGCACTCGCACAATTCCTGACTCCACGTCCCAATGACATCCAGAAACTCCTCAGTGAAGCGGACAGTGAAGAAGATGGGAGATATGAGATATTTCTCCGTTTTGTTGTTGGTCTCTCCTCCCCACAGTCAGCTCGGCCCCTAGAGGAGTTTCTGAGTCCATTTCTTCATCAAACAACCTGTCAAGTGATTGACTGGGTGAAGGAGAAGGTTAAAGGACAGATTGGAAACACAGCGACTGAAACTGGTAAAAGGAACCTCCTGAACACATTCCACTGCCTGTATGAGTCTCAGAATAAAGCACTGGCTCAGGCCACAGTGGGATCTTTGGAAACACTTGCATTTAGTGGATTGCGACTGACCCCGATTGACTGTGCCGTCCTGTCTCTTGTCCTTGGACGCTGTGATACAATAAAACACCTCGATCTAAACCAATGTTACATTCAGTGTGAAGGACTCCAGCGGCTGGAAAACGTTCTGTACAAATGTCAGAGGTTGAG CTTGAGTTTTAATGAACTGGGAGATTCAGGAGTGAAACTACTGTCTGCAGCCCTGAGGAATCCAGGCTGTAAAATACAGGAACTGAA TCTGACGAATAACAATCTCACAGATTCTTGTGCCAAGGATCTTTCCTCTGTGATCAGTACAAACCAGTCACTGACAGATCTGGACCTGGGTGGTAATCGACTAGGAGACGCAGGAGTGAAACTACTGTCCGTGGCTCTGAGAAACTTGGGCTGTAAAATACAGAGACTGAG TCTGACGAATAACAATCTCACAGATTCTTGTGCCAAGGATCTTTCCTCTGTGATCAGTACAAACCAGTCACTGACAGATCTGGACCTGGGTGGTAATCGACTAGGAGACGCAGGAGTGAAACTACTGTCCGTGGCTCTGAGAAACTTGGGCTGTAAAATACAGAGACTGAG tcTAGGGTATAACACTCTGACAGATTCTTGTGCTGAAGATCTTGCCTCTGTGTTTAATCGCTCACTGACAGATCTGAACCTGTCTGGTAACGAACTGGGAGATTCAGGAGTGAAACGACTGTCTGTAGCTCTGAGGAGACCGCACTGTAAATTATAG